Below is a genomic region from Erigeron canadensis isolate Cc75 chromosome 7, C_canadensis_v1, whole genome shotgun sequence.
GTTTCTCCACCAAAAATGTATTTAAAGGTGAAGCcgtgaagatgaagaaaaccCATGTGGTAAGTTGTCTTCTTCAACATATTGTAACTTAGAAATATTGAAGTGGCATGTagctttatttgtttttatttttactattatGGTGGAATATAAAGGTGTGTATGTCATGGTATATGTAACTatgtttatggtgtttgttatgTTGCAGTTTACGAAAGGTGTGCTAACTGAAGCATTTTTAGAAATGGTCAGATGAATTCAAATTAGGTGTCAAAAGCTCCATCGAATGCAAAGATATTTCTCACCCTTCCTCTATCTGCTGGTGCCACTACTTCAAACAAGTGCCGGATGTTTTAATTTTAGACAAGATGGCAGGCGTGTAAATACCACAAaaaatgttttgttttgaaTGAGGTTTTGAGTCATccaaaatttcttttatatttatatttaatttttgtttagttCCAATTGATTTTACAACTTTTCTGTACAATAGATATTATTCACCTTTTTTTGAAGATATTCAACTCTAGAATGTATATGAACATCTATTTTATCATATattcacttttcattttaactagaaaattttggatCCCGCATTGCGGGGTCTCAATTCTTTTATTGAaacggttcgttattttagtatatatgccgtGAATTTCGACAGCTTAAtagaaataattttaaaagtaagcaagaaaacaaaacgtaacacgtagtagaaacctgaacgggatgtgatatgacaaaaatattattatattaattcagatatcaggtggatgcgatatagcaaaatgcaagtagtggtacggggtgtatcacaataaggttgaatgacaatcaaaaagtgtgaaaaaaacaaaagaagtaacccgtaataaaaaatccgaaaaggaaaaacaaaactaaaaaagataaagacgtgacaaaatccgaacaggatgcaatgtgggaaaatccaaactataggaaacgtgcgatgtgtcactttatagcCGATGcgacgtgtcaagttttaataagcatggtgactattgataaccatgccaaaaaaaaactcaaaatgggatctgtaatgtcagaatctaaatagtgatgcgggtatatgatgaaccaataaaagagatcatatacgcaaaaaaaaggtatcaaaaaaccaagagaaaccaaaagataaataacgTTAACGAAAacagaaataacaaaggaaaaattaaattttgtgtaaaagtttccaatatattaattcagaacacaaaagccaaaaaactatgatgaacactaagaaaaaaccccaaacgggatccaaaatgacaaaatctaaatagtgatgggggtatatgatgaaccaatagaaagaaaacacaaaagcaaaaaaactatgtaataaaccaacaaaaaccgaaagaaaaataaccttaacgagatccgatatagcaaaatccgaaaaaacgcggggtataggtgaaccaatagaaagaaaacacaaaagcaaaaaaaactatgtaggaaaccaagaaaaaccgaaaaaaaataaccttaacggaatccgatatggcaaaatctggaAAAAACGCGAGATACAGGTGAGACCAATAAAACAGCGCCACGTGGAACGTGGCACTGTTCATAAGGCTCGCCATTAATGATATAGTAATATTGTATCTATTGCATATCATTTATAATGAACTatgtagaaaataaaatagaccggtgcaacgcacgggtttcACCTAGTATTGGATATGGGCCCCAAAGTGTaattctttatattattttattatattaaataaaacaagattgtttgtAGAAGGTTTTTACTTATGTGGCATGCCatcattttttcttaaactatttttaaaattatatgatgtcataataaattttttttttttcaaaattttttttttatattaggcaatatgtcattttttttttccataatgtttttttaaccttaatttttttaattaatatgaaaaattatCGAATATATCCTTTTTTGTTGAACAatatttattcttatttctactcctaaattacatgtCTGTCAGGAAAtaaggactctcgaaaaacaccctattaatccacccccaaaaatttaaaaagtgggtcgaacccaggtggatctTCCGAttgtcaaagaccttaccaatgcaACACCAACCCCATTGACTGACTGTATCCTAACTCTTTAATTTTAGTTTCatatctaccattgatttatgatagttacttttttaatttttcatcaccCTTAtcggttttatatattaatgttcattTTTACAAGTATGTTGTTAATTATCCCcgtatcaaattataatgtattaacaaaaaattacatactatttctatatattttttggttttaaaattttagttaaacgtcccgggttgaacccgggttgattagctagttgctcaaataaaacattataaataaattttgagGGGGTGATTAATGGTGAAAAATAGAGTtgtataaataattgatgttttTAGACCATTAATAAGTTCTAGATCAATAGGAAGATGAAATGATTAGATATGTAGGCGAACAATTAAATTGGTTTGGTGAAATAAATGTCAAGTGAAATGGTTCATCTAAGTGAAAGAGAAAAATGGTTGGGtttgatttcttttgttttatgatttgttttattttgattgattgtATTGTGAGATATTGAATTTGAAAGTTAAGATTAAGGAAAAAAGAGAAGGTGATATTGACATGACAAAGAAAAAAGTacgtaaaaaaaatgaatggaaaAAAACGGTTTTAGGAATgttttagaaaagaaaacaaatgatgTAACGTTGAAGAATAGAAGTAAAAAAATACCCTCCTATAACAAACAaccttataatataaaagttttatagcTAATTGTAATAAAACCGTTAACAAATTATTGTaatgaatttatcaaaagtaATGATATTTATATCACTTCACATTTAACAAACACAATttcaatttacatatatatactagcatggtatcGCGCAATGCGACTGTATTCGTGACGGAGACGGTGTGGTTGTaggggacgactgttggtggtagaggagacgtcaagtggtgtagacaattgatataaaagtaattgatgtaaagaattaataaagatattttcaaaaaaaaagaattaattgtgtaatataatcattaaaagtattttagacattttcacATGTAACTTTAACTTGGAGGGTATTTTTGTTATAAGATAATACGAGCAATagtacctgcgcaatgcggcggtgagatggtggaggtgataggtcataaaggtgataagtcatatactgtgatagccaaatgtcttagccgtacgggctccgtactCGGATtgaaaaattcgtcgaaagtatatcgaacaACATCTCtgatgaaagagcatgaaattttaagaacacccatacaatttttataatttatcgatatacggtttttgagataaatttttttgaatgaattagagtaataaaatgatttatacagCAGAgtgaaaaatgaatggttgaggtttaagggtattataggtatattagatagagatgtttaaattagtgaatagaAAAGGagagtaatttaggtagttcaatcatttttttgatattttgaaaaatggcaaaatactttataagataTTATGGATAGATAAATAAGCAATAATTAAAAAtagagttaaatgcaagaatggtcctcttggtttgtcattttttgcaaCGAAAGTCCCTCTATTGATTTTTTAGCAATCGTGATCcttgaagatatgtttcagttgcaacGGTGGTCCCTCACTAACGGAACCATTAATTAGTGCCGTTAAGTTTCCCATGGAGTAGCACATGAGAGGTATTAATGTCCTTCCACCTACACAAACACATGAGTGTTCAAAAGTATCCGTATTCGAACCATGATCCGAAAATCCGATTCGATTTTCTCTAAAAAGTTGGATACCTTAAATTTCGGATTCAAATTCGGATAgtgatttttgaaaagtttcagatattttggatttttgaaaatatctagaatttttttagttaaatttcaatgtcatatttttaaaattcaaaaatattgaaaatatataaaaaaaaaaaaagcttagtTTCAATATCTAAAAGTATTCTAAAACTTGAAAATACCCAAAAATCTGATAATACGAAAATTACtatgatacttatttttttcataaattttggcTATCTGAATTTCGGTATTTATAATTTCGGATAGTGTATTTAAATATTCGAACGCATATCCAAACGTTTGGATATCAGAAATATCAAAAACTTTcatgataatatagatataatatcCCTTTTGGATACCCGAAATTTTGGCATATTTTATCCTGAAAGTTGGGATATCTGAAATTCAAATATCCGACTTTTAGATATTCGAATATccgaaattttcaaaaatctttacaTGTATTTGAATCCCAAATTTAGGATATCCgaaatttgaatatttgacatttcaaataatatcggattagatttttaaataacGTGTTTGGATACAGATACTTTTGAACGCACTTATGTTTGTGTAGGTGGAAAGACattaatacccctcacgtgctaCTCACATGGGAAACTTAACGACACTAATTAACGATTCTGTTAGAGAGGGACCGCCGTTACAACTGAAACATGTCTTCAGGGATCACACTTGCTAAAAAATCAAGGGAAGGACTTTCCTTGCAAAAAGTAACAAAACACATGGACCATTCTTGTATTtaactcttataaaaataaaaaacaaagtaGTAAAATAGGAACATAAATCACAACCGTAAAAGTAGGCATTGGATCCAACGGCCAGGATCAATTGACTGAAAACAAAAGAGTTGTTGAGATTCGTATATGCTAAAAGTACGTAAGCAGTAGCAGTAGTAGATTGCATCGAGGCTCATCAGGCGGAAATACCTAAAATCCTCTCCCTccaataacacacacacacaacacctACTATTTAAACCCAATTCACCACACACACATTACTCACCCCTACACACTCATTCTCAGATCCACTTGTTTGAATAATAAGGTATTTTGTACATGTATAATTATACTTTCTGTATCTATTTATTCCATTTACTTGATTacaatagttattattattattataggtttttcaattttatggATCTGGAAGTTCTAGTAATTAGATTTTAATGTTATCGCATTATATTTATCTGTTTTCTTGTTTTGCAATatgttatttttgatttttaggaTTTCGTTAATTGTAGTCGGGTAAAATTTAATACGCATTGAAatgataaaagtatatatagggTTAATTGTCTAGAAAtgttatgtaccttttttttgCTTCTTCCGAGCCATCGaactcttttattttcttttaggtCATTAAAACTTTAATAGCTGTTCTTATAGGTCATTTTGTTACCAAAACGACGTTGTTTTGGTAACAAAGATAATGGTTTAATAGGaagatatatcaaaatttaatgACCGAAAAGAGACATTTGAAAAATACGATGGCCTATaaggtacaaaaaaaaaaaactcaaatattTGTTCTTTGTATTTTCGTTAACAAAATGGCATTATTTATGTAAGAAAAAGATACCAAAGTTTACAGGTTTGACCAAAAGATTTCTCAAAGGAAAGAAATTAtcagttttattaaaaaaaatattcagaAATATGGATTTTATTCCAGGCCAAAATATCTCTCAATGGAGAgaatttttgggtttttatgtTTGTCAAAAGTCGAACTTTCGCTTTTGTACTTGTTGAGTTTTagaaagtttttaattttataaacgCAGTTATTTCCGATTCATATTCCGATTTCCGGGGGTAGTTTGACATAGCTTATATTTGGCCTATTCAGGTTCGGTTTAACAAGAAGCAAATCTTTGTAGCTTATGAGTTTATGTTGCAATTTTAAGTTGTGATAAGCTAATAAGCCAGGAAACAAGCATGGTAACAAATGGGCTTATATGACATCAGTTGAGCCAAATAAACCAAATTAAGCTTAGCCGTGTTTAGTCATTTTTCATACATATAGTTTTGGATAGAGTTTCATGTGCAATTCTGAGGTTGGTTAGCTTTCACTATGCTGATAGTGTTGTCATATGTTGTTAGTGCAACTTTATAATATGGAGTTAGAATGTTCGATTTGAAAGTTCACTTGCTTGGATTGTTCTTGTTAATATCTCTTGATATTAGATTTCCGTATTTTTATTGACCTTACATGTTGAGTTATGAAATATACAGTAAATCATCTGGCAGTAGTCTTGATTCTCGGTAAGACTTTTTGTTTATCCTCTCTTGATGTTACATCATGTATATATCTTGGCTGTGCATATAATAATTGTCTACATTTGCATAAGTTCGTTTTAGTTCTAGAGTCTATATTTATCTTTCAAGTTTTGAAACAGTTCTGGAGTCTATATCTGTCATCTAGAATTTTGAAAGTTTAATTAAACCGTCACTAAAAGTGAATCAGATTTGAGAGTATGGTATCAATCTTTAAATTGGCACTGTGCCTATGTAAAGGCTGCACATTTAGTGATTAAGATAGCTACCAACATTTCCATGCCAATACTTACTATTTGCATTCAAACTAATGTGATAAGTTTAGAGGTTTAGGTTGATTTTTTGGCTTATAATTGTTACCAAGTTAGCTCAAAGTTTGAACAAATATGCTTCAAAATCTAGTTCCAAGCTTCAACGTAAATGCATCCAAAAGACCACCATAGATGCACTTGTCATCCTTATTAGTATTCAGGTACTGAAGGGTGTCATCAGCGATTAAGACTTCACATATTTATAAATGAGTGTTCCTGTATTATCTcattttctatttcttttaatCCATCAAACGCAACTAATGAATTTTAATAGCAGAGAACAGTATAATTTTTCTAGCTCTGCTGCTGGAAATACCCTAAAACGAGCTCATTTGTGTACAATATACTTTTAGGTTCTGTCTATCCCAATATCCTTGTAGGAATTCAACATATTCTGCTACTGTTTTTTTCTTAGTTAACATACATAATCATGGGCTTGTGATGGAGGCTCATTCTCCCATGATACTTGCTGTATATTTAGGTCTACATGCATTGCAAATTTGCAACTATTACTCTACTTAGATTTTATACCGAAATTTGATCTCTTGCTTCCTACATCACCTCTAGTCAATTTTAcccatatttgatatttattacATTGCCtataatttagttttgttaCCATGTGCTTCAAACCTGAAGAACTAATTAGAGTTTTGGTAAAGTGTCAAAACAGTTGACTTTTTCTTTCGATTGAAAGCTTTGGGTAGGGCCAAACCGAAACATATATTGGTTTAGTTATCTTATAATGGTCCATGGATAATTAGTGTTACAATTGCCTAGTACAGTAACTAAGAATCTAATCTCTGAATGAGATATTGTAGGAATTATATGAACTGGAAACCTATTATTGTAATTACAAGTCTAATGATGAGATTATCATTTACAAAAAAGTGAGCTAGATACTCGTAACCCTTATTCTGCTAACCAAAGTGTCCGTCTTTGTCATCATGTTCATCATTTTACATGCTTACCTTTCCTGAATTATTTTTCTTACCTTTCCAGTATTTGGTGTTGATCATTGAATCTTATTTTACCTATGTTCTTTAGGATCGAAAATGGCAGCATCATCAGCAAGCGCCCTGTCAATTGGATCAACATTGTCCCATGACTCCATAACTAACTCACTTTCACAATCAAGGACATGTGGTATGAGTGTTAACTCTAGAACCCGCCTGATGAGTTTTAGTGGCCTCAAGGCCACAACATCCGTTGCATCAGTATCATCTTTCCTGGGAAAAGAGAGCACTGCAGTTCTTCGTCACTCTTTTGCCCGGAAAGCTCAAAATCACCTTCAATCATCTCCAGATGGTCTACAGATTCAGGCATCTTTTAAAGTAGCCATTCTTGGAGCTGCCGGGGGCATTGGTCAACCATTGGCTCTTTTGGTAAAAATGTCTCCATTAGTTTCTGATCTCCACCTATATGATATAGCAAATGTTAAGGGAGTAGCTGCTGATCTCAGTCACTGCAACACTCCCTCAAAAGTTCAAGATTTCACCGGAAATGATGAACTTGCCAACTGTTTGAAAGGTGTAGATGTGGTTGTCATTCCTGCTGGCGTTCCAAGGAAGCCGGGCATGACACGTGATGACCTTTTCAACATTAATGCGGGAATCGTGAAGACGTTGATTGAAGCTGTGGCTGATCACTGTCCTGATGCTTTTATACATATTATCAGCAACCCAGTTAACTCAACCGTCCCGATTGCTGCTGAGGTCTTGAAGCAGAAAGGTGTCTACAATCCAAAGAAACTGTTTGGTGTCACCACTCTTGATGTCGTGAGAGCAAACACGTTTGTTGCTCAAAAGAAGAATCTAAAGCTTATTGATGTTGATGTCCCAGTTATAGGTGGTCATGCGggaattaccattttacccttgcTATCAAAGACTAAACCGTCCGTTACCTTCACTGATCAAGAAGCGGATGATCTGACTGTTAGGATTCAAAATGGTGGAACCGAGGTGGTTGAGGCTAAGGCCGGTGCAGGTTCTGCCACACTCTCCATGGCTTATGCAGCTGCCAGATTCCTGGAGTCTTCTCTTCGCGCACTTGATGGAGATAGTGATGTTTACGAGTGTGCTTTTGTTCAGTCTGAAGTGACAGAACTTCCATTTTTTGCCTCAAGGGTTAAGCTTGGGAAACAAGGAGTCGAGGCAGTGATCTCTTCGGACCTTGAAGGATTGACGGAATATGAGCAGAAAGGTTTGGAAGCTTTGAAGGTGGAGTTGAAGGGAAGTATTGAGAAGGGTGTGGCATTTGCACAGAAGCAAACCGTAGCTGCTTGAAGGCCATTGTCAGTTTGAGAGGTGTTCCAGAGAAAGGTAATAACATTCGGCATGTTTCTTCTCCAGTTACCAGTTTTGTAGCATTCAAAAACTTATTGCCTGTTGTAGAATTTGGTTCACATATGTAATGCATCCCATTGTATAACATGGAATAATGTTTTGCTGATGTTATTGGCAGCAGAAAAAcatctcctttttctttttctttttggaattataaatttatacattttaatgcTTTTATACGTACACTGCGCCGACACAATTAGATGTACTGAATTTGTTCATATGGTGTTGCATAGAAATAAGTACACTTTGCTGGACAGTGTGTTTAAAGTCATGATACCAATTCTGGATTGTAACTTCTGTATAACTGTATTGACCGATCAAGTGGAAGACATCGATACGCTTAGGTGCTGCTGTACAGTCGAACAATAAAAAGGAAGTTAATTGGTCGtagaatattatatatataaaaaaaagaaatgttaGGTAAATCATACAGTacttatcttaggtaaagcaggagACTATATAAAACTCAGggagaaactttttttaaagtgatagtacctaagcttaggtaaaatTTGCAATACGgatcatttaaaataaaataaaaagagaaagcTCTCAACATTTCACAACTTGGTATCCAATGTCAGTATGTCACAAGATTAATAGAtaattgcttattagtttttgctatataaattaaataattaattaactataaatCTTATTAGCTCTTTTATCGATATcctacattttataatttttttctatataaaaatatgttaaacaTTACTTAAAGAATAAAAACCTTAGCATCTCCCTTCCTCATTAGAGGTCAGGAGCTCGAGTCACATATTTGGGGATGATTACAGGTATTTAATTTTCACTTATGGTGAGTCTGG
It encodes:
- the LOC122607443 gene encoding malate dehydrogenase, chloroplastic-like, translating into MAASSASALSIGSTLSHDSITNSLSQSRTCGMSVNSRTRLMSFSGLKATTSVASVSSFLGKESTAVLRHSFARKAQNHLQSSPDGLQIQASFKVAILGAAGGIGQPLALLVKMSPLVSDLHLYDIANVKGVAADLSHCNTPSKVQDFTGNDELANCLKGVDVVVIPAGVPRKPGMTRDDLFNINAGIVKTLIEAVADHCPDAFIHIISNPVNSTVPIAAEVLKQKGVYNPKKLFGVTTLDVVRANTFVAQKKNLKLIDVDVPVIGGHAGITILPLLSKTKPSVTFTDQEADDLTVRIQNGGTEVVEAKAGAGSATLSMAYAAARFLESSLRALDGDSDVYECAFVQSEVTELPFFASRVKLGKQGVEAVISSDLEGLTEYEQKGLEALKVELKGSIEKGVAFAQKQTVAA